The Sphingomonas sp. NBWT7 nucleotide sequence AAGGGTTGAGCTTCTCCAGCGGACGCGAAAGAGCGATGCGTCCGTCGTGGTCTTATATAGCAGCGTTGCAGCAATATTACCAGCGCCGATCGGACAGCATCGCTGGCGTTTTCACGCGCGCACGAAAAACCGCCGCGCCAGTGCGATCCCGGCGCAGCGGTTGACGGTCGCGCAAGGCCCGGCGGGCGGGCGACGGCGCGCTGCGATCAGTCGCCCGCGCCTGCCTCGGCCGAGAAATACTTGTCGTACTTGCCCTCTTCACCCTTGTGCTCGTCGGCATCGGCGGGGGTCTGGTCACCCTTGCGCGTCACGTTGGGCCACTGGCTCGAGAAGGTCGCGTTGATCTCCAGCCACTGCTCCAGCCCGCTCTCGGTATCGGGCAGGATCGCCTCGGCGGGGCATTCCGGCTCGCACACGCCGCAATCGATGCACTCGCTGGGATTGATGACGAGCATGTTCTCGCCCTCATAGAAACAGTCGACCGGGCACACTTCGACGCAATCCATATATTTGCAGCGGATGCACGCGTCGGTGACGACATAGGTCATGGCCGGTAAACTCCCCTCAGTCGGACTTGGGCGCTGCTGCTATGCCTGCCTGCCGCCAGCGTCAATCGCTCGCGCCTTCCTGCGATTCACTCTCGTCTAACGCGCCGGGCTGTAGCTCGCGATAACATCCTTGCGCCTCGGGTGCCGGACCGCGGCGCAGCGGCAGCGCCTCGATGCGGATGACGCGCACCGCACCTGCCTTCGCGAAGGTGACGATATTGCCGATTCGCACCGCCGCGTGCGCGCGGTCGATCACCCGGCCGTCGATCCGCATCCGCCCCGCCGCCGCCATCGCCTGCGCCGCGCTCCGCGTCTTCGCCAGCCGCGTGAACCACAAATAACGGTCGAGCCGCATCGTCGCGCCCGCATCCTGAGCGTCAGCCAAGCCCTAGTTCCACCAACGCGGCGAAGGCGTTGTCGCGGCGCGGTGCGGCAACCTTGGCCGGCGGTCGCCCGCGCCATGCCCAGCGGCCCTCGGGCAGCGGGCGGAAGCCTAATTCTGTCATCAGCCGCGCAATCGTCCCCGCCTCCAACCCGATCGACGTGGCGAGCGCCGGATCGGGCACGAACGGCGCCCGCCCGTTGCGCGCGTCATGCGCTGCGCGCGCGATCCGCTCGACCAGATCGATGCGCGCTGCCTGCGCGCCGAGCGGCCGGTAGCCCGCCTCGATCACCGCGCCGGGCGCGCCGCGCGGCAGCACGCTCGCGCCGTCGCGCGGGGCATCGGGCACCGCCAGCCCCGCCGCGGCGAGCAGTGCCGCCCGCCAGCCGCGCGCGCGCGGTCGCAGCAGCCGCGCGTCGAACAGGTCGAGCGCGCCGATCGTCACGCCGGCACGCCGCAGCCGCTGGCGGTCAGCACCGGTCAGCGCCTCCACCGCGACGCGGACCGGCAATCGTGGCGTCAGCCCACCGCTCGCCTCGATCGCGCCGGCTACGCTGCGCAGCGCCGGCGTCGCAGCCGGATCGCGCGCCATCGTCGCCAGTGCGGTGAGCGCTGGCAGGTGCGCCGCGATCTGCCCCTCCACCCAGCGCTGCATCCGCTCGGCCGCCGCGCGGCGCTGCGCCGGATCGAGGCAATTGAGCGCATCGTCGAGTACGACGACAGGCCGCGCCAGCGAGCGACCGCGTGCCAGCCGCCCCGCGACATGGCCGCCCCACACTATACCGCCACCCGGCTCCAACACGAAGGCATCGTCGGCCGACCCTACGAGCGCCTCGCCGCGCGACCGCCGCTCGCTCGCCAGCCGCTTCTCGGCGGTCGCCAGCAGCAGTCGCTTGTCGCTCGCCCGCGCCTCGGGCGCGACGGTGAAACGAAAGCCGTCGAGCCGCCCGATCGCATGCGTGTCGATCGTCACCTCGCCCTGCGGCCCGATCTCGACCGGCAGCGCGCCGGCCCCCGCGCCGATCTGCTTCATCAGCGCGCTGGTCCGCTTGTCGACGAAACGCTGCGTCAGGCTGGCGTGCAGCGCGTCGGACAGCCGCTCCTCTACCGCCAGCGTGCGCGCCGCCCAGTGCGCAGGGTCGGCGAGCCAGTCGCGGCGCTGCGCGATATACGCCCAAGTGCGGATCGCCGCGACGCGCCCGGCGATCGTCTCGACGTCGCCATCGGCACGGTCGAGCCGCGCCACCTCATCGGCGAACCACTGGTGCGGCAGATATCCTTCCGCGAGATAGCCGAATACACGCGCGACGAACCGTGCGTGCGGCTCGACGCCCAGCTTCTGGAAATCGGGAATGCTGCACGCCGCCCACAGCCGATCGACCTGCCCACGCGCCCGTGCGCGCACCGCCGGATCGTCGGTCAGCCGGCGCAGCACGGCAAGATCGACCGCTTCGGGCGCGGGACGCAGCGCATCGTGCATCGGCGGCGCGCTGAGCGAGGCGAGCAGCGCGTCGACGCTCGACAAATCGGGCGCACCCTCGCGCCAGAACAGCGTGTCGAGCGTGGGAAATCGATGTTCCTCGATCGCCAGCACTTCCTCGGGCAGAAAGGCGTCGGGGCCCTCTTCCGCGATCGCGCCGAACGTGCCGTCGCGCTGGTGCCGCCCCGCACGGCCCGCGATCTGCGCCATCTCCGCGGTGAACAGCCGCCGCCGCCGCTTGCCGTCGAACTTGTGCAGCCCGGCGAAGGCGACGTGCGCCACGTCCATGTTGAGCCCCATGCCGATCGCGTCGGTGGCGACCAGATAGTCGACCTCGCCGGCCTGGAACATCGCTACCTGTGCGTTGCGGGTGCGCGGGCTGAGCGCGCCCATCACCACCGCCGCCCCGCCGCGCAGCCGGCGCAGCATCTCGGCAACGGCGTAGACTTCCTCCGCGCTGAACGCGACGATCGCCGAGCGGCGCGGCAGGCGGCTGATCTTCTTCGCACCGGCGTAGGACAAGTCGGAGAAGCGCGGCCGCTCGACGATCTCGACACCCGGCACCAGCGCACGCACCACCGGCTTGAGCGCCGCCGAGCCGAGGATCATCGTCTCCTCGCGCCCGCGCGCGTGCAGCAGTCTATCGGTGAAGACGTGCCCGCGCTCGGCATCCGCGCCCAGCTGCGCCTCATCGAGCGCGACAAAGGCGACGTCGCGGTCGATCGGCATGCTCTCCGCGGTGCACAGGAACCAGCGCGCGTCTTTGGGCACGATGCGTTCCTCGCCGGTGATCAGCGCCACGCGCTCCGGCCCCTTCATCGCGACGACGCGGTCGTACACCTCGCGCGCCAGCAGCCGCAGCGGAAAGCCGATCATGCCGCTCGAATGCGCCACCATCCGCTCTACCGCGAGGTGGGTCTTGCCGGTATTGGTCGGCCCCAGAACCGCGGTAACGCGGGCGTTGTCATGGCCAGGCATGCCGCTGAACATCGGGCGCAATCGCGCCTGAATCAACTAGCTGAATCGTGCCCGGCCGTTTCGCCGCGCCCGGCCCACGCTTCGGCGCAAGGCGAGTCGTGGGCGCCTGCGGTTAATTTGACTTTAGCATCTCGCGATCACAACGCTCCTGCCTGCGCCGGGGGTGGATCGGCGACCAGTTTTGCGTTTGGGGGCGCTTCTTCTCGCCGTGTTTCTGCGCGAGCAGCCAGGACTTGAGCTTGCCGGGGCCGCCGGTTCGCGTGGCCTTGCCCGGTCGCGCGATTTCGGGCGGGCGATCGTGCCGGTGCGGCAGGTGCCGCTGCACGATCGCATGCGCGGCGCGCTGCACCAGATCGATTGGGTGCCCGATCTCGGCGCGCGGATCGGCAGCGTCACGTGGTGGCGCGGCCTCGCCACTTGCGTCGGGCTGATCGCCACCGTCACGCTGACCAATCCCGGCATCCGCCCGATCCCCGGCTTCGTCGCGACCGGGATGACGGGTGCGGAGCGCGAGGAAGCGCGCACGCTGTCGATCGCCCCGCTCGGCCTCGGCGCCTCGACCGGCCGGCGGATGGCGGCGAACGATCTCGTCCGCCCGCTCGCCGAAACGCCCGAACGCCCGGTGATCGAGCTTACCGCGACGCTCGGCAGCGGCGACAGCTTCGGCGCCGCGCTCCAGCGCGCCGGCGTTGGCCGCGCCGATGCCGCGCGCGCCGCCGATCTCGTCGCGGGCGCGGTCGCGCTGGGCGATCTCCAGCCCGGCACCGTGCTCGATCTCACGCTCGGCCGCCGCCACGATCGCCGCACCGCGCGCCCGCTCGAGCAGCTCGCGTTCCGCGCACGTTTCGATCTCAACCTCGCGCTGCACCGCCAGGAGGGCGGCTTGACGCTCGAGCGGCGCCCGATCGCGATCGATCGCACGCCGCTGCGCATCCAGGGACTGGTCGGCGCCAGCCTCTATCGTTCGGCGCGCGCCGCGGGCGCCT carries:
- the fdxA gene encoding ferredoxin FdxA, which translates into the protein MTYVVTDACIRCKYMDCVEVCPVDCFYEGENMLVINPSECIDCGVCEPECPAEAILPDTESGLEQWLEINATFSSQWPNVTRKGDQTPADADEHKGEEGKYDKYFSAEAGAGD
- a CDS encoding S4 domain-containing protein is translated as MRLDRYLWFTRLAKTRSAAQAMAAAGRMRIDGRVIDRAHAAVRIGNIVTFAKAGAVRVIRIEALPLRRGPAPEAQGCYRELQPGALDESESQEGASD
- a CDS encoding helicase-related protein, giving the protein MPGHDNARVTAVLGPTNTGKTHLAVERMVAHSSGMIGFPLRLLAREVYDRVVAMKGPERVALITGEERIVPKDARWFLCTAESMPIDRDVAFVALDEAQLGADAERGHVFTDRLLHARGREETMILGSAALKPVVRALVPGVEIVERPRFSDLSYAGAKKISRLPRRSAIVAFSAEEVYAVAEMLRRLRGGAAVVMGALSPRTRNAQVAMFQAGEVDYLVATDAIGMGLNMDVAHVAFAGLHKFDGKRRRRLFTAEMAQIAGRAGRHQRDGTFGAIAEEGPDAFLPEEVLAIEEHRFPTLDTLFWREGAPDLSSVDALLASLSAPPMHDALRPAPEAVDLAVLRRLTDDPAVRARARGQVDRLWAACSIPDFQKLGVEPHARFVARVFGYLAEGYLPHQWFADEVARLDRADGDVETIAGRVAAIRTWAYIAQRRDWLADPAHWAARTLAVEERLSDALHASLTQRFVDKRTSALMKQIGAGAGALPVEIGPQGEVTIDTHAIGRLDGFRFTVAPEARASDKRLLLATAEKRLASERRSRGEALVGSADDAFVLEPGGGIVWGGHVAGRLARGRSLARPVVVLDDALNCLDPAQRRAAAERMQRWVEGQIAAHLPALTALATMARDPAATPALRSVAGAIEASGGLTPRLPVRVAVEALTGADRQRLRRAGVTIGALDLFDARLLRPRARGWRAALLAAAGLAVPDAPRDGASVLPRGAPGAVIEAGYRPLGAQAARIDLVERIARAAHDARNGRAPFVPDPALATSIGLEAGTIARLMTELGFRPLPEGRWAWRGRPPAKVAAPRRDNAFAALVELGLG
- a CDS encoding M23 family metallopeptidase — protein: MGALLLAVFLREQPGLELAGAAGSRGLARSRDFGRAIVPVRQVPLHDRMRGALHQIDWVPDLGARIGSVTWWRGLATCVGLIATVTLTNPGIRPIPGFVATGMTGAEREEARTLSIAPLGLGASTGRRMAANDLVRPLAETPERPVIELTATLGSGDSFGAALQRAGVGRADAARAADLVAGAVALGDLQPGTVLDLTLGRRHDRRTARPLEQLAFRARFDLNLALHRQEGGLTLERRPIAIDRTPLRIQGLVGASLYRSARAAGASAKLVGAYIKAIAARTSIGGIGANDRFDIIADHARAATGEVQIGQLQYAGLDQGSKKLRLVRWEDGDGNGGQFWDANGQVKRSGFMGMPVSGRVSSTFGMRRHPLLGFLRMHKGLDLAAPSGTPIYAPIDGRVAMAGRNRGYGNFIKLDHGSGVASGYGHLSRFAVSSGQRVQRGQIIGYVGSTGLSTGPHLHWEVWKNGVNVNPRSISLSSVATLSGEKLRAFKAKVASLLGVAPAH